Genomic DNA from Peribacillus simplex:
AGCATGATTGCGACATACTCATTGGAGCTAGTAGTTCCATTTCCTCTAAGAAAATGAGCAAGTTGATTTGCTCGCTTATTTAACTCTTGATACGTTACTACATAAGATGGTCCTTCAAGAGACACCGCATCTGGTAGTTCTTTTACTTTTTCCTCAAAAAGTTGATGAATCAATTTTTCTCTTGAATAGTCTCTTTCCGTATTATTAAACTCTACAAGTAACTTCTCTTCTTCAGCTGGCGTAGTTATTTTAAGATCCTTAAGTTGAAAGGAATCTAACTGCATAATACTTTCTACAATGTGAATGTAGTGACTGCCTAACTGCCTAATTGTTTCTTCATTAAAGAGAGAAGTGGAATACTCGATTGAGAAAGAAAGATTATCATCACTTTCATTCATAAACATCGTTAAATCAATTTTAGAAAACGGATAAGAAGACTTAAGTGGTTCCAAAGATAAACCATCAACTTTATATTTCTTCGAAGCAATATTGTTCATCGAGAACATGACATTATATAAAGGATTACGATCTAAGTTACGGTTAATTTCTAATTTTTCAATTAGCTCTTCAAATGGGTAATCCTGATTTACATAGCTTTTCATTAAAAGGTCATGTGTTTCTTTAAGGAATTGATCAAAGGTCTTCTCCTTTTTAGGAAAACTTCTGATAGCTAACGTGTTAACAAACATTCCTAACATGTTATCAACGTCAGGATGATTTCTTCCTGAAACTGTAGTGCCTACTATAATATCTTCTTGTCTAGTATATTTTGATAGTAAGATATTAAAGGCAGCAAACATCACTGTGAAAAGCGTAGTTTTAGAACCGTTTGCAAGCTCACGTAATCTTTTCTCTATCGAACGATGAATATCAAAAGTGATTGTATTCCCCTCAAATATTGGGACAACAGGTCTTTGTTTGTCCGTGGACAAGTCTAATAGTGTTGGCTCATCTTCAAATTGTTTCAACCAGTATTCAGATTGTTTGTTTATGGACTCTTTTACATGTTCCGTTGATAACCATGAAGAATAGTCTTTGTATTGAATACTAAGAGTTGGTACATCCTTACCAACATACATGTTAAGTAACTCATTAAGGTAATAGTCAATTGAAATTCCATCAATAATAATATGGTGGAAGTCAATTAAGAGATAATACTCGCTCTCATCAACCTCTATATACTCAACTCGGAATAAAGGTAATTTTGTTATATCGAATTCTTGAATGAAATTTGCGAAGTAATCATCCTTTTGTTTACTGCTTAATAATTTACTTTCTACAGTAATCTTTGCATCTTTATGGACCATCTGCACAGGCTCATTATTCTCCAATGCAAAGGTCGTTCGTAGCACTTCATTACGTTTCATCAGCTCGTTCACACAATGTTCCAACAATTCTACATTTAGGGGCTGATTCAACTTATAATAAACCGGTATATTATATACTTTTTTATTTGGGTATATCTCATTTAGTATGAACAACCTTTTTTGAGCTGGACTAACAGGATAATATGCTCGTTCTGCACTCGGCATGATCGTATGATATTTTTCGTTTTCACTAATTCTTTCTATTCCACAAGAGAAGTCTTCAACAGTTTGCATTCTAAAAATCTCTTTCATTGAAAAATTGACATTGAACTCTTTATTTATCTTTGCTAACAAAGTAATAGCTTTTAAAGAGTGACCACCTATTTCAAAGAAAGAGTCCTTAATCCCAAACTCGACAGTATCGGATAGAACCGATTTCCAAATTCCCACCAACTTTGTTTGAGTCTCCGTTAATTCTTGAAGTTGATTGGGCTTAACCTTTTTCATAAATGGACTAGGTAATCTACCCTTATCAATTTTTCCATTCTTATTTAATGGCATCACATCGATACGGACTACGTATTTCGGCACCATATAATTTGGTAAACGTTTAGCTAGATACTCCCTAATTCGTTCTTCTTCAAGTTTCATGTCACTAACGTAATAAGCGCAAAGTGCATATTCGTTATCATCACTAATGCGATTTAAAACCACTTCGTTCACCTGATCATGCTTTCGAATAGTTGACTCAATTTCACCTAACTCTATACGATAGCCCCGAATCTTAACCTGATTATCTATCCTGCCATAGAATTCTAACGTGCCATCATCATTCCAACGCGCTAAATCTCCTGTTTTATATACCTTACCTTCTGCTGAAAAAGGATTGTCTATAAATTTCTCGTTAGTGAGACCATCTTGGTTAAGATAACCACGCGCAACCCCAGTCCCACCAACCCAAAGTTCACCAATTTGCCCAATTGGTAATAGTTCATTTGTGTGGAGATCCACTACATAGGCAGTAGAGTTACTAATTGGTTTTCCAATAGAAATGTTCGATGAAATCTCTTCTTTAATTGTATAAGTAGTTGAAAATGTAGTATTTTCTGTAGGTCCATAACCATTAATTATTTGCAGGTTAGGACTGTTTTTCATAGCAATACAAATGTGCTGAGAACTTAGCACATCTCCCCCTACAATTAGCGTCTTAACATGACTAAATAAAGATGTATTTTCATTTATCAATTGATTGAAGAGAGGTGAAGTAAGCCACATAATATCAATTTGATAATCCTCTATCACTCTTGCAAATTCTTTCGCATCAAGCAGTTTTTCTTTATCTAGTAGGGTTAGTGTTAAACCATTTAACAAGCTCCCCCATATTTCAAAAGTTGAAGCATCAAATGAGAAACTACCTGTCATCAAAAGATTTTGATGATTAGAAAAATCAATATATTCGACGCCTTTAACTAGCCTAATAATATTTTGATCCTCTATTAATACTCCTTTTGGTTGACCAGTGGATCCAGAAGTATAAATAATGTACGCTAAAGAGTTCGTTTTTCGAATAGGCAAGTCATATTTCTTTATATCGGCAAGCCTAATTTCATCATACCTAATAAGTTCAGATACGATATCTGTGTTAACACCTGAAATATTCGTGAGAATATACGCTAACTTGCAATCCTGAACGATAAAGTTTATACGTTGTAAAGGAGCGTCCTGATCAATTGGCACATACGCTGCTCCTGCTTTTAGAATTCCTAAAGCAGTCACTATCATTTCGAATGATTTTTCCATCATGATTCCAACAGGCTGTTCTTCTTTAACGCCTCTTGAGAGTAAGTATTGGGCTACAGAATCAGAATGCTCATCCAGCTCTTTTGCTGTCATTCCGATGCCATCTTTCATTAAGATGGTTTTATTTGGCTTTTCTTTCCATAGCTCAGCAAATAACTCAACGATATTTGAATGTGCAGGATAATCTGTTTCTGTATTATTAAAATGGTTTAAAATTATCTCTTTATCTTCAGAAGTTAGAAAGCTTAAAGTAGAGATGTTCTCATTTACATGGCTACTTATATTCGTCAGTAGTTGTGTAAATTGAGTTATATATCTCTTGATTGTGCTCTCTTTAAATAAATCGGTTGAGTATTCCCATTCGAATCGCACATCATTCTCTTCTTCGTACGCATATAAAAGCATGTCAAAATGCGAACAATCTGTGTATAGAGGCTGTTTGATTCCCTCTAATGAATTATTTTTAAAGCTTCTTACTTCAAAGTTCTGCATAGCAAACATCGTGGTAAAAATAGGGTTGTAGCCAGCATTTCGATCAATCTCTAAGTCTTGTACCATCTGTTCAAACTGATAGTCTGAATGCTCTATGCTAGAAAAGATGAACGATTTTATTTCCAATAAATAGTCCTTGAACAGTTTATGACCACTTGGCTGGGATCTTACAGGTAATGTATTTACAAACATACCTGCTATATCGTTACTGTCAGGGTTTTCCCTCCCAGTAAATGGAGTACCTACCACTAAATCGTCCTCATTTGCATGTCTAGCTAAGAACACATTAAACGCAGCAAGTAAAACCATAAACATGGTTGTTCCAGTTTCAGTTGCAATTGCTTTTATTTCCCCTGCCAACTTTGAAGAAATTGTAAATGGAATTGTATCCCCCGTAAATGTCGGGTACATCGGTCTAGTGAAATCCGTTTTTAAATTTAATTTTGGAATGCCATCCCTAAAAAGTTCCGAATAGTACTCTTTATGTAATTTTAATTGATTGGCATTTAACCTTGTATTTTGCCACTCTGAATAATCTCGATATTGCAGTAACTTCGTTTCTAAATGCTTTCCTTCTAACAAAGCAAATAAGTCTTCCATCAAAATATTTACTGTTACACCGTCACAGATAATATGATGGAGATCTAAAAACAGATATTGTTTTTGATTTTCATCGTCGTATATTAGTCTTCCCCTGAAAAGAGGACCATCTTTTAATGAAAATACCTTAATGTTCTCTTTTGCAACTTCAAATACAGGTCTACGTATATTCAATGTTTCAAAGTCAAGATTAACGGTTTCATGAATTACTTGCCTTACACTCTCACCCTTTAACTCAAACGTTGTTCTAAGAGCTTCATGTCTCCCAACTAGTTTCTCGAAAGCATTATAAAGCCGGTCTTCATTGACGATACCCTTCAATTCGTAAAGTAAAGGGATATTGTAATGCGTTCCCTCCACTATATTGCACAGAGTATACATATTTTGCTGTGATGGAGATGCCTCATAGAAACCTTTGTCTGCAGCTTTTTTTATAGAATGGCTACCGAGTTCATTCATTTTCTTGGTCGTTAGTAAGTTTGCTAAATCTTTAATGGTTGGATTGGCTAAAATATCTTTAATGGAAATAGCTATATTTAAGCTTTTCTTTAATATTCCGGATAGCCTTGCTGCTCTTAATGAATCTCCACCAAAGTTATAGAAGTTATCATTAACTCCTATCGTTTGAGAGTTAAAAAGTTGCTCGAATGCTTCTACCAATTTAACTTCTAAACTAGTAGAAGGTTTCTCGTACGGAGTCTCATTTTTATATTGCTCCAAAGGGTTGGGCAGCCTTTTAGAATCAATTTTCCCATTAGAGGTTAATGGGATTTTATCGACTTTTACGATAAAGTGGGGAACCATGTAACTAGGAAAGAACTTAACTAGTTCACTTCTTAGTTCCTCCGTGTCAAGATCTCCTTCTACATAGGCACACAAGTATGTCACATTCATATCATCTTCTTTTGGAACGACTGTAACATTTATCACTTCTTCTCTTTGTGTAAACCAATATTCGATTTCTTTAAGTTCTACTCGGTGTCCTCGTATTTTAACTTGAAAGTCTTTCCTTCCAATATATTCAAACTCTCCACTATCTAATAAACGAACTAAATCACCTGATTTATATAATCGTTCATTTTCGTGTTGTGGGCTTTCAATAAACCTTTCACGAGTAAGTTCATTTCTATGTATATAGCCTCTAGCAACGCCGACTCCAGCAATATATAGCTCACCTATCTCCCCTTGTGTTACTTCCTCAAGTTGTTCATTCAGTACATACATAGATAGAGTGGGGATAGGAGCACCTATGTTACTGATACTGCTTTCCATATCGCTTGATGTGATTTCTTTGTAGGTTCCATGTACAGTAATTTCTGTAATACCGTACATATTGATAAGCTTCGTATCGGGATATCTATTATTCCATTGTGTTAACATAGAAGGTTTTAAGGCTTCGCCTCCAAATACTATATACCTAAGAGCTAAATCTGAAGAATTTCTTTCCATTGCTTCATTCATTACATTATAGAAAGCACCTGGAGTTTGATTTAACACCGTAATTTTTTCTTTTTCTAATAAATTCAGGAATTGATGAGGATCTTGTGTTGTTTGCTTCGAAACGATTACTACTGTTCCTCCGTATAGTAGAGCTCCGTACATTTCCCAGACTGAGAAGTCAAAGCAATAAGAATGAAACATTGTCCATTTGTCTTGGTGAGAGAAATGAAATGGATTTTTACTATTTATTAAAAGTCTGACTACACTTTCATGCTCAATCATTACACCCTTAGGCTTGCCTGTGGATCCGGAGGTATAAATGACGTATGCTAAATCTCTAGGTTGATTAATAGGAGGTAAATTAGATTTGCTTTTACTCCAAATATCTTCTTTCTCCATGTCAAAAACATAAACAGAATATCTAGATTCAAAATTCAAATTACTTCCATTCTCATTCTGTGTGAGAACAAAGGCAGCTTTACTATCAATAATAGTATTTTGGATTCTGTCTAAAGGATAGTCAGGATCAATTGGCAAATATGCTCCCCCAGCTTTTAGAACACCCAAAATAGCAACTATCATATCAATGGATCTGTCGAAAAGTAAACAAACGATTGATTCACGACCAACACCCTTTGATTGTAGGAAGTGGGCAACCTGATTCGCCTTTTCATTCAATGTCTTATAATTCATGGTTACTTGATTTAATTTAAGCGCTACTGAGTCTGAAAACTTCTCTGCTGTTTCTTCAAAAATGCTTACCAATGTCTTTTCGGGATATATCACATCTTCTTTTTCTTGCTGAATTGAGAACGACCTAGTTGACATTGTCTAAACCTCCTTCAGTATAAAATTATTAAAATGTTAGCAATTAACTAAATATTTAGTGCATACGTCGTTAACATAATCAATTACGTCTTTTGAATTGGAATCAATAAAGAAATGATCCCCTTCAATTTCCTTGTAAAAACAACTCGAGGATGTATGATTATCCCACTCCATAAGGCTAGATCCACTCGTAATCATATCCTTCGATCCATACATGATATAAATATCATTAGCAAAAGGAGTACCAGGAACATGTTCATATGTTTCTACTAATTTAAAATCTGATCTTATGATTGGTAGAAATAAGGATAAAAGTTCTTGGTACTTTGAAAACTCTGGCTTAATTCCACCTAGCTTCTGAAGCTCTTGCAACATTTCATCATTTGGTAGCGTATGAATATTGGTGCCCAATTTCGCATGAGGGGGATTTTTTCCTGAAAAGATTAGGAACTCTGGCACCTTATTATCTTCTTCAATTAGTTTCTTTGCTAGTTCGTATGCTAGTATACTGCCCATGCTATGGCCCACAATCGCAAATGGGGATTCCGCTACAGATTCGTAACTCTTTAAATAAATATCTTCCAGAGCTTCATTGAGGTTATTATATAAGGGATCCTGCATCCGTTTACCTCTCCCTGAAAGCTCAATAGGTACAATATTCACTCCACCTATCACTTCATTCTTCCACTTCGTATAGATATTTTCTGATCCACCCGCATAAGGAAGACATAAAAGGTTTAATGATTTGTTATTCAATTGATATACCTCCTTTTATTTCTTTTGTTCTCTATGAATCCATACCTTCTAAAGATTCGACTGGCTAGAACTAGTTCTTTTTATAAAATCCAACTTCTACTTCTCTAGTGTCATATTAAATCTCACCGTTTTTGCAAAAAAAAAGAATCGAGGTTTGTGAAAACTTTGATTCTTTTTTTAAAAAACAACTTTCGTTTCTTCAAAACCCTAGAAAATTAGAATTACTTAAGGTGTATGTATGTTTATCTACACGCTTCTAATTCCTTAATATGTTTTAACCTTATGTTTGACTTTCCCTTTTATCGGGAAGTGTTTAATGCCACCTATAAAATTCGAGCTAAGATGTTCTACCTCTCCACACAGTTCAAAACCAGAAAATGTTTCAAATAGTTCATTAAATAAGATCTCCAGTGTTTGTCTTGCTGCTAAATGTCCCATGCAATAATGAACACCGCTTCCAAAAGAGATATGGGGGTTATGCTTTCTTCTATAATCAAATTTATAAGGATTCTCAAATATCTCTTCGTCTCTATTAGCAGATGCAATCCATGATACTACTGCTTCACCTTTTTTAATTTTTTGTTCTCGAATTTCAGTATCTTCAACCGCATATCTCATAATATGGCTAGCAGGTGATGACCACCTTAAACTCTCCTCAATACCAGTCTTTAAGAACTCTGGATGTCTAGACCATTCTTCAAAGCCACCTTGCTCCATCATCGTATAAATTGTCGCACTAGGAACGTGAGGAGTTGTTACAGTTGCTCCAAGCAAAAGCGTATAACAGTTGGCTAAAATGGCACCGAAATCTAAAGGGTCATCATCAATCATTTGATTTAACAGTATGCCTAATACTTCATCCTCTTCCCAATCATCCTTTTCCATGATTAGATCTCCAAAATAGCTAAATATCTCCTGATGGGCATATTGTAACGTAGCTTGAGGTCCTTCTTCTAATTGATACTTTGGATCATCTGGAGCTATTGACATTGCCGTTAGTTGCGTGATTAAAGACCAATCTTTGGCTGGCAACCCAAGAATGGCACCTGCCACAGCAGTAGACAGCGCAAACATTCCCTGGGCGAAGTCAATTACCTCACCCTCTACAGCAGGCAATAACAATTTACGTACCTCTCCTTTGATAACATCGACATGCTTTGTTAAAGACTTGTGAGTAAATCCTTTTTGCATAGGACGTCGCAACTTTGAGTGGCGCGGCGGGTCCGTCACAGTGACTTGCTTCCCACCTGCTGGATCGTCTGTTCCCAACAGATTTAAGAGCGTGCCTCTTTCTGACGTGAAATCTTTGTGATTACTTAAAACACTTTTAACGTCACTATATTTAGTAACAGACCAAAAACCTAAGCCACTTTCAGTTTCTGTCCAGTGTATAGGTGCTCTTTCTCTCATTGCATGCCAAATAAGATGGACATCCTCATTACTATGTAATTTCGGGTCTGCTAAGTTGTACTCCCCAATATTAATATGGGATGAGTCTTTTGGATAAGTTAACTTCATACCGCTCCTCCATTTATTCATTTTGAAAATACATTCCTGCTGCTTGCACTAAATATGAATACTTTTCACTTCAATTGGGAATAGCAAAATTTTTATTCCATGATTGAAAGAATGAATGATAAACATCAAGAAATTAGTTGAATTTAGAATTGAAAAAGTTTATTTCTAGGAACGAAACTATTTATTCTTAAGTTGTTGGCTCCTTACTCTGGTCATCATCCGTTTCGACTAGTACAGTAACACTTGTTTTTCGTGATCACCATTGTTTTTATTTTTCGGAAAATAATAGTACTACTCTTCAGAGACTCCAATTCTGTAAGATGTAATCACCCTTCTGAAAATCCCATCTCATACCCTTATATATTGATATTTTTAAATATCAATATATTTAAATAAAATACAACTAATTGTCTATTCTTTATTGGATAAGAGTTTTTTAAATTATTACTTTAGAAAAGCACTTGCACCATTATTATCGTTAAACTTATCTTTCCATCTTCCAGAAACGTATATTTTGAATATTTATATATTAAATAAATGAATGCGATTAAATTAATTAACATAAAAAATGTAAAATATTTGCTCTTTTAGATTATAACACCATTTTTCTTTATTTGAATAAAAAATACAAAAAAATATAAAAATGTTTTTATTTAACAGTTTTTATATCACTATAATTATTTAGTTAAATTATGAACAAATCTATTTTTATTCACATTTTTTCATAAATAAATATTATAAAAAGTAAATATGTTTTTAAAAAAATAAATCATCGTATCTTTTTCTCATCTAGATCATCAATATGTTTAATTTATCCTTCATCCTCAACCGCTGATTTCGTTCATTACTTTCCTTTATTTAAATTGACAATTCATAAAAGTAAAAGTTTTAAAGTTAGAATTCACAATTATGTAGAAAGTAATAGTCTATATATAATGAAAAAACACATGACCGAGGTATTTTAAATCCTCAGTCATGTGTTCATGCATTAACCTTCTCATGATAATGACGTGTCTACTTACATAATTATTTAGGAAGAAAAGAATAAACATATGTATCATATACTTCACCATTTTGGTACATATAGTTTTTTAGGACTCCTTCTTGTTGAAATCCCATTTTTTTAAGTAAATTGTTTGACGATACATTTTCAATAAAAACTACAGCACCAATTCTCGTTAAACCTAGAGTTTCCGATCCGTATAAAAGAATTTTCGAGACTGCTTCAGTCATATATCCCTTTCTCCAATGGTCAGGGTGAATTTCGTAACCTATTTCAGCACGTTTATGTTTAGGAGACCAAGCATTAAATCCAATTGTTCCTATCAACCCTTTTTCTCCTTTTCTTTCAATCCCCCACCTTATTCCTCTTTTTTCCTTTAAACTTTTAGAAAAAAATTCTACAAATCCGTTGGCTTGTTCGATGCTCTCTAATTTGTCTTGACCATAAAAACGTAAGACGTTAGCGTTAGAAAAACAAGAGAAAAGGGCATCTGCATCCTTATGAGTTATTTCTCTCAAAATGAGTCTGTCTGTTTCTAAATTAGGAAACATTTAATATTCCTCCTATGAATTTATATATGGCAAATCAATAGATAATTATTTTAATTTGGTTCTTAATTTTTACTTTATCTGCGATAAGTGTAACCGTTTTTTTATATAAAAGTTAGGGGGGCTATCTTCTTATCTATGTTACTCCATCATTATTTATTGCCTCTCTCACTCTTACCCTAAGTTTTATGGTAGGAGCCTATAAAATAAAATTAAAGACTACCTATTGGATATAAATGGAACAATCCATACTGTCACAATATCAAGTTTTCAAAAATTTTACAAGGATTTTATCGTCAGAGAAACTGTTATTTTTATCTGTCACTTTGCCATTTAATAATTTTACCCCCAAGTAACGGATGGAATTTATAAATATCACAAATTGAATGACACCCGCCACCATTGTTCCATGACCATCTTCATCAAAAGCAGAGTTCGGCCCACCAAATAATTCTGAGGCAATAATCGATCATTTTAGAAGAGAATTAGTAGGAATGATGCCACTATCAATTCCCCCCTATAACAGGTGAATCGACCTCAGGTTGGATTGTCAACACTAAATCAAACCAACTTTTTAAGGGATAACTGCTAACGCAGCCTAAAGGTCCAACGATTTCGATTTCACAGCTTATTAAACCAGTTCACAAAGTCTCCGAATTCAAGTGGATGCTGAGCTGAGCTTGCGAATGTTGTTTGATTAGCGAACTCAGCCTTAATGATTTTAAATGTCGCCTCCTCGAAAGCTTTATCACAAGGGAAACCTTTCATACTTAGTGAACGACCATTCTCAATTATGGTTAACGTTTCGACAATCAGCTTGTTTTTAAACTCATTCCATCTATCATTGTGGAAGAGCTGATATAACGGAATTTCCCTTTAATAGATGCAAATGCTCTTGCCACAAGCTTGGCGTCCTTGTTAGGTTCTCTGCTAAATCCAATAATTTTCACGATTAAAGAGATGACAAAGATACATATGTAATGCCATTTATTTTTGACTTTGACATATGTTAAATCACTAACCACTACTTTTTAATCTTCATGACCGATTTAATTCGTTAGCCTGGACTGATTCGTTACATGAGGTCTTTTGCGGTTTGTACTAAGCGACTGTACAAGAAGAAACAAGCCCATGTTCTTTCATAATCCGCCAATTCACCTTTTGAAGATCGTAAGGCCTCTTTTCGAAATAAAGAGCGACTGCTAACTAAA
This window encodes:
- a CDS encoding non-ribosomal peptide synthetase, yielding MSTRSFSIQQEKEDVIYPEKTLVSIFEETAEKFSDSVALKLNQVTMNYKTLNEKANQVAHFLQSKGVGRESIVCLLFDRSIDMIVAILGVLKAGGAYLPIDPDYPLDRIQNTIIDSKAAFVLTQNENGSNLNFESRYSVYVFDMEKEDIWSKSKSNLPPINQPRDLAYVIYTSGSTGKPKGVMIEHESVVRLLINSKNPFHFSHQDKWTMFHSYCFDFSVWEMYGALLYGGTVVIVSKQTTQDPHQFLNLLEKEKITVLNQTPGAFYNVMNEAMERNSSDLALRYIVFGGEALKPSMLTQWNNRYPDTKLINMYGITEITVHGTYKEITSSDMESSISNIGAPIPTLSMYVLNEQLEEVTQGEIGELYIAGVGVARGYIHRNELTRERFIESPQHENERLYKSGDLVRLLDSGEFEYIGRKDFQVKIRGHRVELKEIEYWFTQREEVINVTVVPKEDDMNVTYLCAYVEGDLDTEELRSELVKFFPSYMVPHFIVKVDKIPLTSNGKIDSKRLPNPLEQYKNETPYEKPSTSLEVKLVEAFEQLFNSQTIGVNDNFYNFGGDSLRAARLSGILKKSLNIAISIKDILANPTIKDLANLLTTKKMNELGSHSIKKAADKGFYEASPSQQNMYTLCNIVEGTHYNIPLLYELKGIVNEDRLYNAFEKLVGRHEALRTTFELKGESVRQVIHETVNLDFETLNIRRPVFEVAKENIKVFSLKDGPLFRGRLIYDDENQKQYLFLDLHHIICDGVTVNILMEDLFALLEGKHLETKLLQYRDYSEWQNTRLNANQLKLHKEYYSELFRDGIPKLNLKTDFTRPMYPTFTGDTIPFTISSKLAGEIKAIATETGTTMFMVLLAAFNVFLARHANEDDLVVGTPFTGRENPDSNDIAGMFVNTLPVRSQPSGHKLFKDYLLEIKSFIFSSIEHSDYQFEQMVQDLEIDRNAGYNPIFTTMFAMQNFEVRSFKNNSLEGIKQPLYTDCSHFDMLLYAYEEENDVRFEWEYSTDLFKESTIKRYITQFTQLLTNISSHVNENISTLSFLTSEDKEIILNHFNNTETDYPAHSNIVELFAELWKEKPNKTILMKDGIGMTAKELDEHSDSVAQYLLSRGVKEEQPVGIMMEKSFEMIVTALGILKAGAAYVPIDQDAPLQRINFIVQDCKLAYILTNISGVNTDIVSELIRYDEIRLADIKKYDLPIRKTNSLAYIIYTSGSTGQPKGVLIEDQNIIRLVKGVEYIDFSNHQNLLMTGSFSFDASTFEIWGSLLNGLTLTLLDKEKLLDAKEFARVIEDYQIDIMWLTSPLFNQLINENTSLFSHVKTLIVGGDVLSSQHICIAMKNSPNLQIINGYGPTENTTFSTTYTIKEEISSNISIGKPISNSTAYVVDLHTNELLPIGQIGELWVGGTGVARGYLNQDGLTNEKFIDNPFSAEGKVYKTGDLARWNDDGTLEFYGRIDNQVKIRGYRIELGEIESTIRKHDQVNEVVLNRISDDNEYALCAYYVSDMKLEEERIREYLAKRLPNYMVPKYVVRIDVMPLNKNGKIDKGRLPSPFMKKVKPNQLQELTETQTKLVGIWKSVLSDTVEFGIKDSFFEIGGHSLKAITLLAKINKEFNVNFSMKEIFRMQTVEDFSCGIERISENEKYHTIMPSAERAYYPVSPAQKRLFILNEIYPNKKVYNIPVYYKLNQPLNVELLEHCVNELMKRNEVLRTTFALENNEPVQMVHKDAKITVESKLLSSKQKDDYFANFIQEFDITKLPLFRVEYIEVDESEYYLLIDFHHIIIDGISIDYYLNELLNMYVGKDVPTLSIQYKDYSSWLSTEHVKESINKQSEYWLKQFEDEPTLLDLSTDKQRPVVPIFEGNTITFDIHRSIEKRLRELANGSKTTLFTVMFAAFNILLSKYTRQEDIIVGTTVSGRNHPDVDNMLGMFVNTLAIRSFPKKEKTFDQFLKETHDLLMKSYVNQDYPFEELIEKLEINRNLDRNPLYNVMFSMNNIASKKYKVDGLSLEPLKSSYPFSKIDLTMFMNESDDNLSFSIEYSTSLFNEETIRQLGSHYIHIVESIMQLDSFQLKDLKITTPAEEEKLLVEFNNTERDYSREKLIHQLFEEKVKELPDAVSLEGPSYVVTYQELNKRANQLAHFLRGNGTTSSNEYVAIMLDRSPNMVTSVLAILKAGLAYVPIDPSWPMERIKHIVRSLGVKEMITESHYVDSIQELGLNTTIVLSVSDSASVVEGVAYLNEIEQLPTTNLMPLNNSNSIAYVIFTSGSTGQPKGVTVKHKPVVNLIEWVNSTFSVGTSDKLLFVTSLCFDLSVYDILGILAAGGSIRIAGDSEVRDPQQLVKIVFEENITFWDSAPAALQQLTSYFPDHKIKTSLRLVFLSGDWIPITLPTKLKEVFKGIEVISLGGATEATIWSNYYPIKEVKKDWKSIPYGKPIKNAKYYILDSELSPCPIGVPGELYIGGECLASGYANAPELTSSRFITNPFVEGDYNVMYKTGDLARWLRDGNMEFLGRIDHQVKIRGYRIELGEIEYHLLNHPDINEAITVIKQDDLKNAYLCTYYTSSKNVSESDLKKYLSSKIPEYMVPSILYLLDEIPVTSNGKLDRGALPEPKRILSLDNYRAPKTNTEHLILDIWKELLKLDDIGVDDKFFEIGGNSLLLVQMHQRIESIFPGKVNVVDLFTYPTVSEIASILVDVESNTNNGDTPLDIDDVFEKLESGSIGLDQALEELLE
- a CDS encoding thioesterase II family protein → MNNKSLNLLCLPYAGGSENIYTKWKNEVIGGVNIVPIELSGRGKRMQDPLYNNLNEALEDIYLKSYESVAESPFAIVGHSMGSILAYELAKKLIEEDNKVPEFLIFSGKNPPHAKLGTNIHTLPNDEMLQELQKLGGIKPEFSKYQELLSLFLPIIRSDFKLVETYEHVPGTPFANDIYIMYGSKDMITSGSSLMEWDNHTSSSCFYKEIEGDHFFIDSNSKDVIDYVNDVCTKYLVNC
- a CDS encoding cytochrome P450; amino-acid sequence: MKLTYPKDSSHINIGEYNLADPKLHSNEDVHLIWHAMRERAPIHWTETESGLGFWSVTKYSDVKSVLSNHKDFTSERGTLLNLLGTDDPAGGKQVTVTDPPRHSKLRRPMQKGFTHKSLTKHVDVIKGEVRKLLLPAVEGEVIDFAQGMFALSTAVAGAILGLPAKDWSLITQLTAMSIAPDDPKYQLEEGPQATLQYAHQEIFSYFGDLIMEKDDWEEDEVLGILLNQMIDDDPLDFGAILANCYTLLLGATVTTPHVPSATIYTMMEQGGFEEWSRHPEFLKTGIEESLRWSSPASHIMRYAVEDTEIREQKIKKGEAVVSWIASANRDEEIFENPYKFDYRRKHNPHISFGSGVHYCMGHLAARQTLEILFNELFETFSGFELCGEVEHLSSNFIGGIKHFPIKGKVKHKVKTY
- a CDS encoding GNAT family N-acetyltransferase, translating into MFPNLETDRLILREITHKDADALFSCFSNANVLRFYGQDKLESIEQANGFVEFFSKSLKEKRGIRWGIERKGEKGLIGTIGFNAWSPKHKRAEIGYEIHPDHWRKGYMTEAVSKILLYGSETLGLTRIGAVVFIENVSSNNLLKKMGFQQEGVLKNYMYQNGEVYDTYVYSFLPK
- a CDS encoding IS3 family transposase gives rise to the protein MKGFPCDKAFEEATFKIIKAEFANQTTFASSAQHPLEFGDFVNWFNKL